CTCATCCGGTTCGCGGAGGTGATCGCGCGTTCGCATCACGAGCGCTGGGACGGCGGCGGGTATCCCGACGGTCTGGCCGGCGAGGACATTCCACTTGCCGGGCGCATCACCACGGTGGCCGATGTCTTCGACGCGCTCACCACGGAGAGGCCGTACAAGTCCGCCTATTCGACGGGAGACACGCTCGATTACATCCGCCGCGAACGCGGCCGCCATTTCGATCCCGTGCTTGTCGACGCGCTCCTCGACAGGCTCGACGAGGTCCTTTCCATCCGCGAGCGCTTCGCCGACCGCCGCGACGACCTGTTCGATCTGTGGCTCGACCGTCCCGAGGAGATCGACGGCGTGCAATCGAGGATCGAGGATTGAGGATTGAGGATTGTGCCTTCGTGTTGAATGGCGATTCCTGCGAATCAAATCCGCATTCCGGCCGCATTCCGCAATTCGACTTTATGCTAAACTCTGGCTCCGTTTTTCGGAGGATCTCTCATGCCCCGCGCATCCTGTGTGTTCACCTTGGCCTCGCTCGCGCTTGTCGTTGCCCTCGCCGTCGCCGCTCCCGCGCAAGCGCAGTTCGATCCCGCGCTTCACGCCAAGGCGGCCGCGTTCCAGGCGTTCGCCGACACCTGGCACACCACCGCGCGCGGCGCGCTGACCGGCGGACTGCGTTTCACGGACGACACCTACACCGAGATCGAGTGCGTCCATCACCAGGGCGACAGCACGATCTGGAGCGGCGAATACCTCGCCGCGCAGGCGTTTCAATACATGGTGACCGGCGATCCCGTCGCCAAGGCCGCCGCGGAGGAGATGGCCTGGTATCTCCACTACGCGATGCAAATCACCGAGACGCTCGGCTACGTCGCGCGCTGGGCCGGGCCGGACGAGCCTCCGTACAACTGCGGCTACGACGACGGCAACGGCTGGAAGGTGCACGGCATGGGCGAGTTCGCCGGCGACTACTGGGTCGATCACACCAGCCGCGATCAATACACCGGCTGGCTCATGGGCATGTCCACCGCGCACGACGCGCTCGATGACCCGCTTTTGCTTGCCGCCATCGAACAGGATTTCCGCGACATCATCGAGATGCTCGAAACGAACCTCTGGAACATCACCGACCAGAACGGCGAGTGGACCGGAAACGGCGCGGCCTGGCTTGGGCCTTCGGGGCGCCTGGCGTGGATCGCGATGGCCGCGCACGTCACCGGCGACGATTATTATTGGCAATTGCTCGACACGCAGTACGAGCTCTGGAAGCGCGCGCTTTGGATCGACACGTTCGCGGGCCTGAACAAATACATGGAGTATTTCGGCAACAACCTTCGCCACGTGAATTTCCTCTCGATGTTTCGCTACTGGCCCGACCGCGAGCGTCTCGAGGATCTTTGGGATATCTGGCAGTCGGCGAACCGGCCGTACGTGAAGGAGACGCACAACCCGTTTTTCGACGCGGTGCACGTCGCCGGATGCCTGCGGCTGGGCAATTGCGATTCGGACGAATACGACTGGATCGAGGCGGATTTCCTGAACACGTTGGGCCGATACGACGAGTCGCCCGCGTACAAGCGCGCCAGGACGTGTTCGGACCAGCCGCTCGACACCTTTTCTGTCTGGGCGGACGGATTTCTCGCGCAATATCCGTGGCTCGAGGACATAGTCGACATCAACCCGCAATCGGCCGTCGCGCGCGAGCTGGACGATCGCCACTGGACCGACATGTATTGGCAATCGACACCCTGGGAGGCCGGCTGCGATCACGGCGCGGACGATACCTTCGTCGGCCCGGGCATGGACTACCTGCTCGCGTACTGGATGGGCGTGTATTACGGCATTCTCCCGGGCGGCGGCCCGTTCGGCGACGACGATTTCACCGATGACGACGATGACGATGACACATCGGGAGACGACGACGCGGCCGACGACGATTTCGACGACGATGCGGCGGATGACGACGACGACGCGAGCGATGACGACGCTATCGACGACGATTCCGCGGCGGGCGACGATGACACCGATGACGATGCGGCCAACGACGATGTATCGGGCGGTGACGACGATGACGATGACGACGACGGGGCATGCGGCTGCTGACCGCAGACCGCTGACCGCTGACCGCTGACCGCTGACCGCTGATGGCTGATGGCTTGCGGTAGCCTGTCGTCTTCAATTTCGCTATTCTGAAAGACGCGTCAAACACGGGGGTTGCCCATGCTGTTGCCGTTCATGATCTTCTACGGCGCGTTCGTCTGCGGAATTCTCGTCTACCTTCTCATCCAGTTCGCGCGGATGGGCGAGGACAAGATGGAAACGGCGGTCCGCAACGCCGAGCGCCTCGTCGAAAAAGGCAGGCTGAAGGCCGCGGAACACATGCTGTTTGAGGCCATGCGCCGCAACGGCTGGAACTACCGCGCCTACCTGCAAAGCAAGAAGGTCAACAAGGCCGTCAGCATCGAGCAGGTCACGCCGTCCATCGTGAAGATCGCCCGCCTGTGCCGCGTGCTCCCGAAGGATACGATCGAGTGGATCGTGCCGGCGTTTTTCGTGCTCGGCGATATCTTCATGAAGCAGGGCAAGACGCGAAAGGCCACGCGCCTGTACGAGGACATGCACAACTTCCTCGAGGGGTACGGCGAGGACATCGCGTACGTGCGCCGCAACAAATTCACCGCGCGCCTGCACGACGAACAGGCGCGGCTCGACCTGCATACCGGCAGCCCTTTACACGCCCTGCGCCTGCACCTGATCTCGTATTCCGAGCATCTCGCGGCGCTCAAGGGCGCCGGCGACGACGAGCTGTTCCGCGAGCAGTTCCCCTATCGCGGCGACAACTTCCTCGACATGTGCCTCACCGCGATGAACCGCGAGGCCGAGCGCGAGGCGGTCGTGGACCTCGTCAACCGCTCCGTGAAAAACTCCGTCGGGCGCATCAACCCGCTCATCCTCGTGCGCGAGATGGACATCTATTTCTCCGGCCACAGAAGCCGCGAGGACGCCGACTTCGAGGCCGCCCGCGACATCATCCACCTCGCGCTCAACAAGCTGCGCGGCGAGGACAAGGACGAAACCAAGGGCCCCGAGGAACCCCAGGACGAGTCCCGCAAGAACGTCATCATCCTGGGGCGCTGATCCGCGCTCGCTCTCTGGCCGGGCCGCCCGAGCCGTTCCGGGACCGCGGGCGGCTCGCCCGCTTCGGAACGACAAACAAAGCCGCGCGCTTGAGCAAGGGCGCTACGACGAACGGAGCCGTGCACGCCTGCCCCGAGCGAAGCCGTCGGGTCAGCAAGCGGCTTCTCTGTTCGCGTCCTGAAACGACTCATCGAAAACCCGTGGCCATTCGCGCGCACTATGGAACCGCGACCGCTAGGGAGCGGGTACGGATGGTGCGGCGTCGACAGGAAATGTATTGTGACATATGTATAATCGGTGAGTTCTCGATGAATGGAGGGTGGCGTCGATGCTCGCGAGATTCGGTGGACTCGTCGGTTCGACGTTGGAACTGTTCGCGGCGATTTTTTGTTTCGTGGCGATTTCAACGACGGCATCATTCGCGGACAATGAATTTCCGCTCGCATTAGAACCCGGCTGGATTTATCCCGACGACCTGGCTACTGACGTCGCGACCTGGAACGAATCGCTTTCACCACCAATTGTCCTATCCGGGCTCGATGTCGATGCGGACGGCTTCGACGATATTGTCGTTGCATATCCGACCTTCGATTTCGAATTCGAGAGTTACTCGAATTATGTGGGCAGCGTTTTCGTTTTCCACGGCGGATTGCAGGGTCTCGAGCCTGAGCCAAGAACGCGTCTCGTCGGGCGAGGAACAACGACGTTCGCAAGCAATCCGTTCAACGCCGGAGACATCAACGGCGATGGATACGATGACTTGGCATTGGCCGATCCGGACTATGAAGTGGCACCACCATCACGAAATTTGGGGCGAATTCTCATTCATTATGGCGGGGCGGACGGATTAACGAGTACCCCGATCGTCCTTGTCGGTTACCCGGCCTCCGTATTGTCGATATTTGCCGAGAGAGTTGCAGGCGGCGTGGATGTCAATGGGGACGGATATTTTGATCTCGCCACGTCGCGACTTTTTCAAAATTGGAGCGGTCTCGACTTGAACATACAGGGGTTTTGGGGTTCGCCGTCGGGGTGGCACCGCCCCGCGGCTTGGGTCGCGGAGACACCAAGTTGTTCCTATCTGACGCTTGGGTTTATCGGCGACGTCAACGGGGACGACTTCGGAGACGCGGCGATTGGATGTTCCTCGGGGAAGCCGCTTGTAAACGAAACGCACTTTTTTCTGGGAACAAGATTCGGTTTGTCGGAAGAGCCGGACTTTATTTTTGACGGATATAGCGAACCGACGCGCGTCGGCGACATCAATGGCGACGGGTACGACGATGTTTACGAAGTAGGGGAGGCGCTCTTTTTCGGATCGGCCGACGGCTTGAATCTGAGCAATCCGCAGTGGTATTCCCGCAGGGGACATGTTGCTTACGCGGACATCGACGGCGATTCGTATGGCGATCTGATCTTCGGTTTCGGCAACGACACGGTCGAAGTTTATCGTGGTTCGTCGCACGGGCTGACTGAGAAAGCGGCTTGGGTCAATACGAAGCACGAGGTCCTTGACGGCGCACTTCTCACCTTCGGCGACTCTGTGAGCGCAGGCGATTTCAACGGTGACGGTTATTCCGATTTGGCGGTTGGCGCGCGCCGTTCGCGGCTCACGAAAGCGCAAACCCGGGCGAACTACGTGCTCGTTTTTTATTCGAACACAGGAACGCCAACCACCACGACGACTACGACCACGACGACTACCACGACGCTTCCGGCAACCGGCCTGGACGACGACGACGCGCTCGACGATGAC
This window of the bacterium genome carries:
- a CDS encoding FG-GAP repeat protein — protein: MLARFGGLVGSTLELFAAIFCFVAISTTASFADNEFPLALEPGWIYPDDLATDVATWNESLSPPIVLSGLDVDADGFDDIVVAYPTFDFEFESYSNYVGSVFVFHGGLQGLEPEPRTRLVGRGTTTFASNPFNAGDINGDGYDDLALADPDYEVAPPSRNLGRILIHYGGADGLTSTPIVLVGYPASVLSIFAERVAGGVDVNGDGYFDLATSRLFQNWSGLDLNIQGFWGSPSGWHRPAAWVAETPSCSYLTLGFIGDVNGDDFGDAAIGCSSGKPLVNETHFFLGTRFGLSEEPDFIFDGYSEPTRVGDINGDGYDDVYEVGEALFFGSADGLNLSNPQWYSRRGHVAYADIDGDSYGDLIFGFGNDTVEVYRGSSHGLTEKAAWVNTKHEVLDGALLTFGDSVSAGDFNGDGYSDLAVGARRSRLTKAQTRANYVLVFYSNTGTPTTTTTTTTTTTTTLPATGLDDDDALDDDPMPAEDEDAEAIDDSEEIRACGC